A DNA window from Campylobacter lari contains the following coding sequences:
- a CDS encoding Gfo/Idh/MocA family protein, with translation MKIGLIGLGKMGKNHLRELERNLKVKEIHLYDPFCKDKFKHFFHKNFDDFLAQNLDGVIIATPTHTHLDIALKVFPKIKNVLIEKPLALNVDEILILEQKARENKVRVGVGFCERFNPAILTLKEKLLEDEIISINIQRISPYPQRINDVGVLSDLSVHDIDLVRFLSQEQILKANVYKSFHHDKFEDEVMIGLKLENILANIHDSWNGQCIIRKITLLGKKHTYELDLKNFELFINMQKIPNLYKNSPLYAEHEAFFEFLQNGVCENLASIEDALRVQEILEGV, from the coding sequence ATGAAAATAGGGCTTATAGGCCTTGGTAAAATGGGTAAAAACCATTTAAGAGAACTCGAGCGTAATTTAAAAGTAAAAGAAATTCATCTTTATGATCCTTTCTGTAAAGATAAATTTAAACACTTTTTTCATAAAAATTTTGATGATTTTTTAGCACAAAATCTTGATGGTGTTATCATTGCTACGCCTACTCATACGCATTTAGATATAGCTTTAAAGGTTTTTCCTAAAATAAAAAATGTTTTGATAGAAAAACCTTTGGCATTAAATGTAGATGAAATTTTAATTTTAGAGCAAAAAGCTAGAGAAAATAAAGTCAGAGTAGGGGTGGGCTTTTGTGAGAGATTTAATCCGGCTATTTTAACTTTAAAAGAAAAACTTTTAGAAGATGAGATTATAAGTATTAACATACAAAGAATTTCTCCTTATCCACAAAGAATAAATGATGTGGGTGTTTTAAGTGATCTTAGTGTGCATGATATTGACTTAGTTAGATTTTTAAGTCAAGAACAAATTTTAAAAGCAAATGTTTATAAAAGCTTTCATCATGATAAATTTGAAGATGAGGTAATGATAGGTTTAAAATTGGAAAATATTTTAGCAAATATCCATGATAGTTGGAATGGACAATGTATTATAAGAAAGATCACACTTTTAGGTAAAAAACATACTTATGAACTTGATCTTAAAAATTTTGAACTTTTTATTAATATGCAAAAAATTCCAAATTTATATAAAAATTCTCCTTTATATGCTGAGCATGAGGCTTTTTTCGAGTTTTTACAAAATGGGGTTTGTGAAAATTTGGCTAGCATTGAAGATGCTTTGAGAGTACAAGAAATTTTAGAAGGTGTTTGA
- the hemH gene encoding ferrochelatase — MKHIFFLNMGGVNKLDECEVFLKNMFNDPYILGIKNVFLRKFVAFMIRKSRLKAMKQNYEKMGGKSPLTQITQSLCDKLNSKTREYKFDFISLYVPPFANEVFSKYDFQKNDEIILFPLYPHHSKTTVTSSLEVVENELRNIQNQANVKIIDVFYKDELYNEMIIKHILEKKREYDYKTLIFSAHSLPLSVIKKGDLYEKHVQEHVDILKGKLKNKFDQIILSYQSKLGPVKWLEPNTSDILESLDQKALIYPVSFCIDCSETIFELGVEYRHLAKSDYELIKCPNDSDEFIEFILNQVKI; from the coding sequence ATGAAACATATCTTTTTTTTAAATATGGGCGGGGTGAATAAACTTGACGAATGTGAAGTTTTTTTAAAAAATATGTTTAATGATCCTTATATTTTAGGGATAAAAAATGTTTTTTTAAGAAAATTTGTAGCCTTTATGATAAGAAAATCAAGATTAAAAGCTATGAAACAAAACTATGAAAAAATGGGTGGAAAATCTCCACTTACTCAAATCACACAAAGTTTATGTGATAAATTAAATTCTAAAACTAGAGAATATAAATTCGATTTTATTAGTCTTTATGTACCACCTTTTGCAAATGAGGTTTTTTCAAAATATGATTTTCAAAAAAATGACGAAATTATTTTATTTCCTTTGTATCCTCATCATTCTAAAACCACTGTAACTAGTTCTTTAGAAGTAGTGGAAAATGAGCTAAGAAATATCCAAAACCAAGCTAATGTAAAAATCATTGATGTTTTTTATAAAGATGAACTTTATAATGAAATGATTATAAAGCATATTTTAGAAAAAAAGAGAGAATACGATTATAAAACTTTGATTTTTTCTGCGCATTCTTTACCGCTTTCAGTGATTAAAAAAGGTGATTTGTATGAAAAACATGTGCAAGAGCATGTGGATATTTTAAAAGGAAAACTTAAAAATAAATTTGACCAAATCATTTTATCATATCAATCAAAACTAGGTCCAGTTAAATGGCTTGAGCCTAACACAAGTGATATTTTAGAAAGTTTAGATCAAAAAGCTTTGATTTATCCTGTATCTTTTTGTATAGATTGTTCTGAAACGATTTTTGAGCTTGGAGTTGAATATAGGCACTTAGCAAAAAGCGATTATGAGCTTATTAAATGTCCTAATGATAGTGATGAGTTTATAGAGTTTATTTTAAATCAAGTAAAAATA